One Candidatus Krumholzibacteriia bacterium genomic region harbors:
- a CDS encoding CHAT domain-containing protein: MWILLATLLWTAVAAPAASARAPLDERIGALFDATADLLQDGRADSVLAEVDGLVSEATAARDPVALIALQTHRGRTLARTSRFARAEAALREALATAEAHGDSTRLLEPLYRIILAIDAQGRPSRVVPWMQRLLDRATGLGDAPYEARVRTLLARRAMREGRTDEAQAHLARAAEIFSADRELAADLPSVLLLQGLAHANGGDLDAARRSWRACADSSRALDLWFMEANALTNLGILEGMVGDPAAAARVLERAHEALREGGRLRAAVTPAITSARALSSLGRYDRAVARLDTALHDAREAGLVDLEASVRRTLADVHAERGARGAAVVEARAGLRAAEEHDSDEDRLRSAATLARHLAARDSIRAALTILDGAPSPDGGSIGAIQALGVRRLRCELQLRVGASENVLGDIRSSRAAVDSLGLQSERVPLAVLEVEALLTLGRRDEAATVVREAIGLWEQRRLVTTDPQWREVIGRWSPRLAEAALRSRIGVAGEAEESWTVLQRLRTRTLLERMAGPRADDSMLAGHGIERIPALDDLRAHLGDRVWIEVFWGERAVWVWTLDATSVRVRRLDDPEGLRARVERLGRLAQGTGHAVDPALVLDVGRTLGRELFGADVDGPAWMVADGPLLRLPPSLLRAGRTGLVPSAAVLVGRAEAGPSGVGASLLALAGERDGDGTLLEAVGDEIAFLTTRAGARRGGRTELEALDEVGVLHVAAHAAIDDQAPWRSGVLLREGRTEHWWRAESIATTAAPVDLVVLSACRGADGRVIDGEGMVGLTQAFLVAGARAVVATAWPVDDGVSAAFTRAFYAGLDQGLSVGAAVEDAVARLREHPATSHPRHWAPWTVYGDASVRPPVSLATPVPTRTLLGVLLLAAGLVFLLRIARR; the protein is encoded by the coding sequence ATGTGGATCCTGCTCGCGACCTTGTTGTGGACCGCCGTGGCTGCTCCGGCGGCGAGCGCCCGGGCGCCGCTCGACGAGCGCATCGGGGCGCTGTTCGACGCCACGGCAGACCTGCTGCAGGACGGACGCGCCGACTCGGTGCTGGCCGAGGTCGACGGGCTCGTGTCCGAGGCCACGGCGGCACGTGATCCGGTGGCTCTGATCGCACTGCAGACGCACCGGGGCCGGACACTGGCGCGGACGAGTCGCTTCGCCCGGGCCGAGGCGGCCCTCCGCGAGGCCCTGGCCACGGCCGAGGCCCACGGCGACTCGACCCGGCTCCTGGAGCCCCTGTACCGGATCATCCTCGCCATCGACGCCCAGGGGCGGCCATCGCGGGTGGTGCCCTGGATGCAACGCCTGCTGGACCGCGCGACCGGACTGGGCGACGCACCGTACGAGGCCCGGGTCCGGACGCTCCTCGCGCGTCGTGCCATGCGGGAGGGTCGGACGGACGAGGCCCAGGCGCACCTGGCACGGGCCGCGGAGATCTTCTCCGCCGACCGGGAGCTCGCGGCCGATCTGCCCAGCGTGCTGTTGCTCCAGGGTCTGGCCCACGCGAACGGCGGAGATCTGGACGCCGCGCGTCGTTCCTGGCGGGCTTGCGCCGATTCGAGCCGAGCACTCGACCTGTGGTTCATGGAGGCGAACGCACTCACCAACCTGGGGATCCTCGAAGGGATGGTGGGCGACCCCGCCGCGGCGGCACGGGTGCTCGAGCGCGCACACGAAGCGCTGCGCGAGGGCGGTCGTCTGCGCGCGGCCGTGACGCCGGCGATCACGTCGGCACGCGCTCTGTCGTCCCTGGGCCGGTACGACCGCGCCGTCGCACGCCTGGACACGGCGCTGCACGACGCGCGCGAAGCAGGGCTCGTCGATCTGGAGGCCTCGGTCCGGCGAACGCTCGCCGACGTGCACGCCGAGCGCGGAGCCCGCGGGGCCGCGGTCGTCGAGGCGAGGGCGGGTCTGCGCGCGGCCGAGGAGCACGACAGCGACGAGGATCGGCTCCGGTCCGCCGCCACGCTCGCACGCCATCTCGCCGCACGCGACAGTATCCGCGCCGCTCTGACGATCCTCGATGGCGCACCATCGCCCGACGGGGGCAGCATCGGGGCGATCCAGGCCCTCGGTGTGCGTAGGCTCCGCTGCGAGCTGCAGCTCCGGGTCGGGGCGAGCGAGAATGTACTCGGCGACATCCGGTCCAGCCGGGCGGCGGTGGACTCCCTCGGCCTGCAGAGCGAACGGGTTCCGTTGGCCGTCCTGGAGGTCGAGGCCCTGCTCACGCTCGGTCGCCGCGACGAGGCGGCGACCGTGGTGCGGGAGGCGATCGGACTCTGGGAGCAACGAAGGCTCGTGACCACCGATCCGCAGTGGCGGGAGGTGATCGGGCGGTGGAGTCCACGCCTGGCCGAGGCCGCTCTGCGGAGTCGGATCGGTGTCGCGGGGGAGGCGGAGGAGAGCTGGACGGTGCTCCAGCGGCTGCGCACGCGAACGCTCCTCGAGCGCATGGCAGGACCGCGGGCCGACGACTCGATGCTCGCCGGTCACGGCATCGAGCGGATTCCAGCGCTCGACGATCTGCGGGCGCACCTCGGCGACCGGGTCTGGATCGAGGTCTTCTGGGGCGAGCGCGCGGTCTGGGTGTGGACGCTCGATGCGACGTCGGTTCGCGTGCGGCGTCTGGACGATCCCGAAGGACTGCGTGCGCGCGTCGAGCGCCTGGGACGGCTGGCGCAGGGGACCGGCCACGCCGTCGACCCGGCCCTCGTCCTCGACGTCGGACGTACGCTCGGGCGGGAATTGTTCGGCGCGGACGTGGACGGCCCCGCGTGGATGGTGGCCGACGGTCCGCTCCTCCGCCTGCCGCCGTCGCTGCTGCGCGCCGGTCGCACGGGACTGGTTCCGTCGGCGGCGGTCCTCGTGGGGCGCGCGGAGGCCGGGCCGTCGGGTGTCGGCGCATCGCTGTTGGCCCTGGCCGGTGAGCGCGACGGCGACGGCACGCTCCTGGAAGCAGTCGGTGACGAGATCGCATTCCTCACGACACGCGCCGGCGCACGCAGGGGCGGACGCACCGAACTCGAAGCGCTCGACGAGGTCGGTGTCCTGCACGTGGCTGCCCATGCCGCGATCGACGACCAGGCTCCGTGGCGCTCGGGTGTGCTCCTTCGCGAGGGACGCACCGAGCACTGGTGGCGGGCCGAGTCGATCGCCACCACCGCGGCGCCCGTCGATCTCGTGGTGCTCTCCGCCTGTCGCGGTGCCGATGGTCGTGTGATCGACGGCGAGGGCATGGTCGGATTGACCCAGGCTTTCCTCGTGGCGGGGGCACGGGCGGTGGTCGCCACCGCGTGGCCCGTCGACGACGGCGTGTCGGCCGCCTTCACCCGTGCCTTCTACGCGGGGCTCGACCAAGGGCTCTCGGTCGGCGCCGCCGTCGAGGATGCGGTCGCGCGACTGCGCGAACATCCGGCGACGTCGCATCCGCGCCACTGGGCGCCGTGGACGGTGTACGGGGACGCCTCGGTCCGCCCCCCGGTGTCGCTGGCAACGCCGGTGCCGACCCGGACGCTGCTCGGTGTCCTGCTGCTCGCCGCCGGTCTCGTGTTCCTGCTGCGGATCGCGCGCCGCTGA
- the pruA gene encoding L-glutamate gamma-semialdehyde dehydrogenase, translated as MPNGIVHPPLPENEPVRFYAPGTSERESLKATLDEMMGQQIEIPLRIGGEEVKTGNTATCVCPHDHGHVLATYHKAGPKEVQMAIEASQEAYRTWSEIPWEQRASVFLKAADLLAGPYRDVVNGATMLNQGKTIQQAEIDAACELIDFLRFNVGGMEQIYSEQPESSPGMWNYLEHRPLEGFVFAVTPFNFTAIAGNLPTSPAMMGNVVLWKPASTAVLSAHYVMEILEEAGLPPGVINFVPGSGGDVGRPAMDSELLAGVHFTGSTEVFKGMWQTIGNNIKKYKYYPRIVGETGGKDFIFAHNTANVDELATAMVRGAFEYQGQKCSAASRVFIPASLYDDVMEKVVATVKDIDMGSPLDFRNFMGAVIDKNAFADHVEYIEFAKKDSEHRIVAGGEYDDSKGYFVEPTVVEADRPDTKLMVEEIFGPVLTVYKYDDADLDKTVEACDKASDYGLTGAIFARDREVITDLTNRLRHTAGNFYINDKPTGSVVGQQPFGGGRASGTNDKAGSPLNLMRWVSPRAIKETFVPPTDYRYPHMGAE; from the coding sequence ATGCCGAACGGAATTGTCCACCCCCCGCTGCCCGAGAACGAACCGGTCCGGTTCTATGCCCCCGGAACGTCCGAGCGTGAGTCGCTGAAGGCCACGCTGGACGAGATGATGGGGCAGCAGATCGAGATCCCGCTGCGCATCGGTGGCGAGGAGGTCAAGACCGGCAACACCGCCACCTGCGTCTGCCCGCACGACCACGGTCACGTGCTCGCCACCTACCACAAGGCGGGCCCGAAGGAAGTCCAGATGGCGATCGAGGCCTCGCAGGAGGCCTACAGGACCTGGAGCGAGATCCCGTGGGAGCAGCGGGCGTCGGTGTTCCTGAAGGCCGCCGACCTGCTCGCCGGCCCCTACCGCGACGTCGTCAACGGCGCCACGATGCTGAACCAGGGCAAGACCATTCAGCAGGCCGAGATCGACGCCGCGTGCGAGCTGATCGACTTCCTGCGCTTCAACGTCGGCGGCATGGAGCAGATCTACAGCGAGCAGCCCGAGAGCTCGCCCGGCATGTGGAACTACCTCGAGCACCGTCCGCTCGAAGGCTTCGTGTTCGCGGTCACGCCCTTCAACTTCACGGCGATCGCCGGCAACCTGCCGACCTCGCCGGCGATGATGGGCAACGTGGTGCTGTGGAAGCCGGCGTCGACGGCCGTTCTCTCGGCCCACTACGTCATGGAGATCCTCGAGGAAGCCGGTCTGCCGCCCGGAGTGATCAACTTCGTGCCCGGCAGCGGTGGCGACGTCGGCCGCCCGGCCATGGACAGCGAGTTGCTCGCCGGCGTGCACTTCACCGGCTCGACCGAGGTCTTCAAGGGCATGTGGCAGACCATCGGCAACAACATCAAGAAGTACAAGTACTACCCGCGCATCGTCGGCGAGACGGGTGGCAAGGACTTCATCTTCGCGCACAACACGGCCAACGTCGACGAGCTCGCCACGGCCATGGTCCGCGGCGCCTTCGAGTACCAGGGCCAGAAGTGCTCCGCCGCCAGCCGCGTGTTCATCCCCGCGTCGCTCTACGACGACGTCATGGAGAAGGTCGTGGCGACGGTCAAGGACATCGACATGGGCAGCCCGCTCGACTTCCGCAACTTCATGGGCGCGGTGATCGACAAGAACGCCTTCGCCGATCACGTCGAGTACATCGAGTTCGCGAAGAAGGACAGCGAGCACCGCATCGTCGCCGGCGGCGAGTACGACGACAGCAAGGGCTACTTCGTCGAGCCGACCGTGGTCGAGGCCGACCGTCCCGACACCAAGCTGATGGTCGAGGAGATCTTCGGCCCCGTGCTGACGGTGTACAAGTACGACGACGCCGATCTCGACAAGACGGTCGAGGCCTGCGACAAGGCCAGCGACTACGGGCTGACCGGCGCGATCTTCGCGCGCGATCGCGAGGTCATCACCGACCTCACGAACCGGCTGCGCCACACGGCGGGCAACTTCTACATCAACGACAAGCCGACCGGCTCGGTCGTGGGTCAGCAGCCCTTCGGCGGCGGCCGCGCGAGCGGGACCAACGACAAGGCCGGCAGCCCGCTCAACCTCATGCGCTGGGTGTCGCCGCGCGCGATCAAGGAGACCTTCGTCCCGCCCACGGACTATCGGTACCCGCACATGGGCGCCGAGTAG
- a CDS encoding DPP IV N-terminal domain-containing protein gives MILRLFLFLLAVSTTTSTAADRLTLESIFLEGAHDGPDRPSVQWIDDGRALVRSDSEDGSLVSTRIEASNGEERAWLRVDPWVDPVHGEVEAASAEVAPGERHVLLRTRTEARWRRSTFADHWVLDRETGERFRLSSEGQELHAAFSPDGARVGFVVGSQLRLLDLGSREVATIGPVHDAQVTHGDPDWVYEEEFDFSEAWWWSPDSEHVALLRFDRAGVSRFPMVVTGDGPMPRHEPFDYPKAGSRNSRVSLLLHPWADTDAQRVIATVDTDQGYLVRADFTPDGRTLTYQILDRDQRGLRLFALDLTDTDAMPRLVLEETAEAWVEVDRDLHLLDDGSFLWTSRRSGFRHVWRGRLDGGALEPLTQGDFDVHSIAGANTDHAILLTQRTRPVDRNLERLDLDDARLTRLSGERGWSSAKVAPDAEAVVHTWSTADQRPQVELIDPRGRRLASLHEDTMEDLADLDPVEFEMQTIEVEGAPEMWGRITRRGDFDPAQEHPVLIYVYGGPGAQAARDRWGGSRSLFHRMLVERGWVVVTADGRGSAGRGVEYETATYLQLGTHEIDDQVRLVDWLRAQEWVDPDALAIHGSSYGGYASIGAAIRAEGRLAAAIAAAPVTDWRFYDTGYTERYMLTPGLNPEGYEQGSWLHQVDDLEVALLLLHGTGDDNVHDQNTHRLVSALVEAHKTFDLMIYPDKNHALPGEATRYDVYRRHAEHLDRHVAPVGDVEGSPE, from the coding sequence GTGATCCTGCGTCTCTTCCTCTTCCTGCTCGCCGTGTCGACGACCACGTCGACCGCGGCCGATCGCCTCACGCTGGAGTCGATCTTCCTCGAGGGGGCTCACGACGGTCCCGACCGCCCGTCCGTCCAGTGGATCGACGACGGACGGGCTCTGGTCCGGAGCGATTCCGAGGACGGCAGTCTCGTGTCGACGCGCATCGAGGCGAGCAACGGTGAGGAGCGCGCGTGGCTGCGCGTCGATCCCTGGGTCGATCCGGTCCACGGTGAGGTCGAGGCCGCGAGCGCGGAAGTGGCACCCGGCGAACGCCACGTGCTCCTGCGAACCCGGACCGAAGCACGCTGGCGGCGCTCGACCTTCGCCGACCACTGGGTGCTGGACCGCGAGACGGGCGAGCGGTTCCGGTTGAGTTCCGAAGGCCAGGAACTCCACGCGGCCTTCTCGCCCGACGGCGCACGCGTCGGTTTCGTGGTGGGCTCACAGTTGCGCCTGCTCGACCTCGGCTCGCGCGAGGTCGCGACCATCGGTCCGGTGCACGACGCTCAGGTCACACACGGGGATCCCGACTGGGTCTACGAGGAGGAGTTCGACTTCTCCGAGGCATGGTGGTGGTCGCCCGACTCCGAGCACGTCGCGCTCCTGCGTTTCGACCGCGCCGGTGTGTCCCGGTTCCCCATGGTCGTGACCGGGGACGGACCCATGCCCCGCCACGAGCCCTTCGACTACCCGAAGGCCGGCTCGCGCAACAGCCGGGTCTCGCTGCTGCTGCATCCCTGGGCCGACACCGACGCGCAGCGCGTGATCGCCACCGTCGACACCGACCAGGGCTACCTCGTGCGTGCCGACTTCACACCCGACGGTCGCACGCTGACCTACCAGATCCTCGATCGCGACCAACGCGGGCTGCGCCTCTTCGCCCTGGACCTCACCGACACGGATGCGATGCCGCGTCTCGTGCTCGAGGAGACGGCCGAGGCGTGGGTCGAGGTCGACCGCGACCTGCACCTGCTCGACGACGGAAGCTTCCTGTGGACCAGCCGCCGTAGCGGGTTCCGGCACGTTTGGCGCGGCCGTCTCGATGGGGGTGCGTTGGAGCCGCTGACGCAGGGCGACTTCGATGTCCACTCCATCGCCGGGGCGAACACCGACCACGCGATCCTGCTGACCCAGCGGACACGGCCCGTCGACCGCAACCTCGAACGTCTCGACCTCGACGACGCACGGCTGACGCGTCTGAGCGGTGAGCGCGGTTGGAGTTCCGCGAAGGTCGCACCCGACGCCGAAGCAGTGGTCCACACCTGGTCGACCGCGGACCAGCGGCCGCAGGTCGAGCTGATCGACCCGCGCGGCCGTCGACTGGCGTCGCTGCACGAGGACACCATGGAGGACCTGGCGGACCTCGATCCCGTGGAGTTCGAGATGCAGACCATCGAGGTCGAAGGAGCGCCGGAGATGTGGGGACGCATCACGCGGCGCGGCGACTTCGACCCGGCGCAGGAGCACCCGGTGTTGATCTACGTGTACGGCGGACCGGGTGCCCAGGCGGCACGTGACCGCTGGGGAGGATCGAGGAGCCTGTTCCATCGCATGCTCGTCGAGCGCGGCTGGGTGGTGGTCACCGCCGACGGTCGGGGCAGTGCAGGTCGCGGTGTCGAGTACGAGACCGCGACCTACCTGCAGCTCGGAACGCACGAGATCGACGATCAGGTGCGCCTGGTCGACTGGCTGCGCGCGCAGGAGTGGGTCGATCCCGACGCGTTGGCGATCCATGGCAGTAGCTACGGGGGCTACGCCAGCATCGGGGCCGCGATCCGGGCCGAGGGTCGACTCGCCGCCGCCATCGCCGCCGCGCCGGTCACCGACTGGCGCTTCTACGACACGGGCTACACCGAGCGCTACATGCTCACGCCCGGTCTCAACCCCGAGGGCTACGAACAGGGTTCGTGGTTGCACCAGGTCGACGACCTCGAAGTTGCACTGTTGTTGTTGCACGGCACCGGAGACGACAACGTGCACGACCAGAACACGCATCGGCTGGTCTCGGCCCTGGTGGAGGCACACAAGACCTTCGATCTGATGATCTATCCGGACAAGAACCATGCGCTCCCGGGTGAGGCCACGCGTTACGACGTCTACCGCCGTCATGCCGAACACCTCGACCGGCACGTCGCACCGGTGGGCGATGTGGAGGGCTCGCCCGAGTGA
- a CDS encoding STAS domain-containing protein, producing MPIRFQDETRRGVRVVHLSGSWTAGPDDDPLRAQYRQWIENGERVFVMDLSALDLLNSIGLGKLVSYYTSLAREGGRVALAGLTERNRRAAYIARILDLFEEFEDVDTAVDAVAPAEN from the coding sequence ATGCCCATTCGATTCCAGGACGAAACCCGGCGCGGAGTGCGCGTGGTCCACCTCAGCGGGTCGTGGACTGCCGGCCCCGACGACGATCCCCTGCGCGCACAGTACCGACAGTGGATCGAGAACGGCGAGCGTGTCTTCGTCATGGACCTGTCGGCTCTCGATCTCCTGAACTCGATCGGTCTGGGCAAGCTGGTGAGCTACTACACGTCTTTGGCCCGTGAAGGCGGCCGGGTGGCCCTCGCCGGGCTGACCGAACGCAACCGGCGTGCGGCCTACATCGCCCGTATCCTTGACCTGTTCGAGGAGTTCGAGGACGTCGACACGGCGGTGGACGCCGTCGCGCCGGCGGAGAACTGA
- a CDS encoding DUF302 domain-containing protein: protein MNYGYTREVDHPFDRAVERVTEELGKEGFGVLTSIDVKDTLKKKLDEDRRPYVILGACNPHFAHQALQMEEDLGLLLPCNAVVYENEKGHTVIGAIDTHAMLGLVGNDALDPVADEVNARLRRAIDAV from the coding sequence ATGAACTACGGCTACACCCGTGAAGTCGATCATCCCTTCGACCGCGCCGTCGAGCGTGTGACCGAAGAACTCGGCAAGGAGGGCTTCGGCGTGCTGACGTCGATCGACGTCAAGGACACGCTCAAGAAGAAGCTCGACGAGGATCGCCGGCCCTACGTGATCCTCGGCGCGTGCAATCCGCACTTCGCCCATCAGGCCCTGCAGATGGAAGAGGATCTCGGGCTGTTGCTCCCGTGCAACGCGGTGGTCTACGAGAACGAGAAGGGCCACACCGTGATCGGCGCGATCGACACCCACGCCATGCTCGGACTCGTGGGCAACGACGCACTCGACCCGGTGGCCGACGAGGTCAACGCGAGGCTGCGGCGCGCGATCGACGCCGTCTGA
- a CDS encoding FIST N-terminal domain-containing protein: MRWVSAISDTKDIDHALDAVVDDVRQGMNGDPVDLLFVHASEQHLFDLGRVVDRLRDGFGPGPSILGCSAAAVIGSHLELEDRPGIVLLAANLPGVDMRCTSVGTDDLPPLDGSPAPWRDLFGVDPQLHPDFVVLCDPFTIDHQQLLQGLDYAYPASRVVGGLASGASGPGATALFTDEGIEREGATVLAVWGNVRVDPIVAQGCRPIGAPARITECEGQLLQALDERPPTEVLQEVFTTLDDDERQLARHALHLGLVVDEMREEMGRGDFLVRNILGMHRESGVIAVGSELRQGQTVQFHVRDGRTAAADLDLLLQRYVGGRPDTEPAAVLQFSCLGRGRNLFGTANHDVSSVHEALGPMPVAGFFANGEIGPVGGNTYVHGYTTVLGVVRPRSG, encoded by the coding sequence GTGCGTTGGGTCAGTGCCATCAGTGACACGAAGGACATCGACCACGCGCTCGACGCCGTGGTCGACGACGTCCGCCAGGGGATGAACGGCGACCCGGTGGATCTCCTCTTCGTCCACGCCAGCGAACAGCACCTGTTCGATCTCGGGCGCGTCGTGGATCGTCTCCGTGACGGCTTCGGTCCGGGCCCCTCGATCCTCGGATGCTCGGCCGCCGCGGTCATCGGCTCCCACCTGGAGCTCGAGGACCGTCCGGGGATCGTCCTGCTCGCCGCCAACCTGCCCGGCGTGGACATGCGGTGCACGTCGGTCGGCACCGACGACCTGCCACCCCTCGACGGGAGCCCCGCTCCGTGGCGTGACCTCTTCGGTGTGGACCCCCAGCTCCACCCCGACTTCGTGGTGCTGTGCGATCCCTTCACGATCGACCACCAACAGCTGCTGCAGGGCCTGGACTACGCCTACCCCGCGTCGCGAGTCGTCGGGGGGCTGGCCAGCGGTGCGAGCGGACCGGGCGCGACCGCCCTGTTCACCGACGAGGGCATCGAACGCGAGGGGGCGACGGTGCTCGCCGTGTGGGGCAACGTCCGGGTGGACCCGATCGTGGCCCAGGGTTGCCGGCCGATCGGCGCGCCGGCCCGGATCACCGAGTGCGAAGGCCAGTTGTTGCAGGCACTCGACGAGCGTCCGCCGACGGAGGTCCTGCAGGAGGTCTTCACCACTCTCGACGACGACGAACGGCAGCTCGCCCGACACGCCCTGCACCTGGGCCTGGTCGTCGACGAGATGCGCGAGGAGATGGGCCGCGGCGACTTCCTGGTGCGGAACATCCTGGGCATGCACCGGGAATCGGGCGTGATCGCGGTCGGATCGGAGCTGCGGCAGGGCCAGACGGTGCAGTTCCACGTGCGCGACGGACGGACCGCGGCCGCCGATCTCGACCTGCTCCTGCAGCGCTATGTCGGCGGCCGACCCGACACCGAACCCGCCGCCGTCCTGCAGTTCAGCTGCCTCGGCCGGGGCCGCAACCTCTTCGGGACCGCGAACCACGACGTGTCCTCGGTGCACGAAGCACTCGGACCCATGCCCGTGGCCGGGTTCTTCGCCAATGGAGAGATCGGGCCGGTCGGGGGCAACACCTACGTGCACGGCTACACGACCGTGCTCGGTGTGGTCCGCCCCCGCAGCGGCTGA
- a CDS encoding helical backbone metal receptor translates to MIIPPRRLLLAPLLLLVACGGSPDRGAPRSGVPERVVLFGPNLTQTALRLGHADRIAAITDYCHWTHPSAEPPRIGGALDPDLETIARIDPDLLVLQGRSERLRSFAADQGFAVADVEMDDDVSSILRGVVAIDSLLGGGEAVRGHALVDTLRAELAALRGPRSTGGPTVLPVVSRDPDTVRSVLTAGDGTFLHELLLHVGARAWTEGRGRGYFDVSLEELVADPPDLVLEIAAAGAPTDPRRWREPWFELLGDGVVVRRLETPTALIPGPGIVRTARALAEATSGIEAAEGPR, encoded by the coding sequence ATGATCATCCCACCTCGCCGTCTCCTGCTCGCGCCGCTCCTGCTGCTCGTCGCCTGCGGCGGCTCGCCCGACCGCGGCGCCCCTCGTTCCGGCGTCCCGGAGCGCGTCGTGTTGTTCGGGCCGAATCTCACGCAGACCGCCCTGCGGCTGGGCCACGCCGACCGGATCGCCGCGATCACCGACTACTGCCACTGGACGCACCCCTCGGCCGAACCCCCGCGGATCGGGGGTGCGCTGGATCCGGACCTCGAGACCATCGCACGGATCGACCCCGACCTCCTCGTACTGCAGGGACGGAGCGAGAGACTGCGCTCCTTCGCGGCCGATCAGGGTTTCGCGGTGGCCGACGTCGAGATGGACGACGACGTGTCGTCCATCCTGCGGGGCGTGGTGGCGATCGATTCCCTGCTCGGAGGCGGAGAGGCCGTCCGCGGCCACGCCCTGGTCGACACCCTTCGGGCCGAACTCGCCGCGCTGCGTGGGCCGCGGAGCACCGGCGGCCCGACCGTCCTTCCCGTCGTCTCGCGGGACCCCGACACCGTGCGCAGCGTCCTGACCGCGGGAGACGGAACGTTCCTGCACGAGCTGCTGCTGCACGTGGGTGCACGAGCCTGGACGGAGGGACGGGGGCGTGGCTACTTCGACGTGTCGTTGGAGGAGCTGGTGGCCGATCCGCCCGACCTCGTGCTCGAGATCGCCGCCGCCGGGGCCCCGACCGACCCACGCCGTTGGCGTGAACCCTGGTTCGAGCTGCTCGGCGATGGCGTGGTCGTGCGCCGCCTCGAGACGCCGACCGCCCTGATTCCGGGGCCGGGCATCGTGCGCACCGCGCGCGCCCTCGCCGAGGCGACGTCCGGGATCGAAGCCGCGGAGGGTCCGCGGTGA
- a CDS encoding ABC transporter ATP-binding protein: MSGTEGLRIDAVGFGYEAQVPVLTGVDLTVAPGDLVVLVGANGSGKSTLLRLAAGLRDPDQGTVTLDGQDVAALDPRARARAIAFLPQDVQPVHRLTAREVIELGRHPHRSVAWSSAGPTDRAAVDEAIAVCDVVELQTRAFDTLSGGERQRVSIAAAIAQSGRVLVLDEPTAALDLPHQVSVFELLHARARAGLAVLIATHDLNLAASFGDRVVALHQGRVLAGGSPGDVIRPEVLGPVLGPSSWIGPHPATGGPCVLPRAGGEAR; encoded by the coding sequence GTGAGCGGGACCGAAGGTCTGCGGATCGACGCAGTGGGCTTCGGCTACGAGGCCCAGGTCCCCGTGCTGACCGGGGTCGACCTCACCGTCGCGCCCGGAGATCTCGTCGTGCTGGTGGGAGCGAACGGAAGTGGCAAGAGCACCCTGCTGCGTCTGGCGGCGGGCCTGCGCGATCCGGACCAGGGAACGGTGACGCTCGACGGACAGGACGTGGCCGCACTCGATCCGCGCGCGCGCGCGCGGGCCATCGCCTTCCTGCCGCAGGACGTCCAGCCCGTGCACCGCTTGACCGCGCGCGAGGTCATCGAGCTCGGTCGGCATCCGCACCGATCGGTGGCGTGGTCGTCGGCCGGACCGACCGACCGGGCCGCCGTGGACGAGGCCATCGCCGTCTGCGACGTGGTCGAGCTGCAGACCCGTGCCTTCGACACGCTCAGCGGTGGGGAGCGGCAGCGGGTGTCGATCGCGGCCGCGATCGCCCAGAGCGGGCGCGTTCTCGTGCTGGACGAACCGACCGCGGCGCTGGACCTGCCCCACCAGGTGTCGGTCTTCGAATTGCTGCACGCCCGCGCGCGCGCGGGGCTCGCGGTGCTGATCGCGACGCACGACCTGAACCTCGCGGCGTCCTTCGGCGATCGGGTGGTGGCCCTGCACCAGGGACGGGTCCTGGCCGGCGGAAGCCCGGGCGACGTGATCCGGCCCGAGGTGCTGGGGCCGGTCCTCGGTCCCAGCAGCTGGATCGGTCCCCATCCCGCGACCGGGGGGCCCTGCGTGCTGCCCCGGGCGGGCGGCGAGGCCCGATGA